A section of the Paracoccaceae bacterium genome encodes:
- a CDS encoding Ldh family oxidoreductase, with product MPETETLSLAQIEDLSLRALIAAGTSEANARPLAVATAATEADGVASHGLAYIPIYAEHVQCAKVDGQAVPVLTRPAPGVVAVDAATGFAHAAIDTGFEALFPLAREQGVAALSIRNSYNCGVLGYHTYRLAQAGLLGIGFTNAPASIAPSGGQTPVVGTNPFSLAVPDGKGGAAVLIDQSASVIAKSEIMKHNREGQPIPEGWALDPDGKPTTDPAVALTGSMAPSGGYKGVGIALLVEVMAAAMTGATLGINASPFSGTKGGPPKTGQFFLAIDPGATSGGGFAGNVAELVGAIHAQDGARLPGDGRGGKRAVAAKDGVAVNSTTLAKVRALIG from the coding sequence ATGCCTGAAACCGAAACGCTGAGCCTTGCACAAATCGAAGACCTGTCCCTGCGCGCCCTGATTGCCGCCGGAACGTCCGAGGCGAACGCCCGGCCCCTGGCCGTTGCGACGGCCGCGACCGAGGCGGACGGTGTCGCCTCCCACGGTCTTGCCTATATCCCGATCTATGCCGAGCACGTTCAGTGCGCCAAGGTCGACGGGCAGGCGGTGCCGGTTCTGACACGCCCCGCACCCGGTGTCGTGGCCGTCGATGCCGCCACCGGGTTTGCCCATGCGGCGATTGATACAGGGTTTGAGGCGTTGTTTCCTTTGGCGCGCGAACAAGGCGTCGCAGCACTGTCGATCCGAAATTCCTATAACTGCGGGGTGCTGGGCTATCACACCTATCGTCTGGCGCAGGCCGGGTTGCTGGGGATCGGATTCACCAACGCGCCTGCGTCCATCGCGCCCTCGGGCGGGCAGACGCCGGTGGTCGGGACCAACCCGTTTTCGCTGGCGGTGCCGGACGGCAAGGGTGGCGCGGCGGTGTTGATCGACCAAAGCGCCAGCGTGATCGCCAAGTCCGAGATCATGAAACACAACCGCGAAGGTCAACCGATCCCCGAAGGCTGGGCGCTGGACCCGGACGGCAAGCCGACAACGGATCCGGCTGTGGCGCTGACCGGCTCGATGGCGCCATCGGGGGGATACAAGGGCGTCGGGATCGCGCTGCTGGTCGAGGTGATGGCCGCCGCTATGACCGGTGCGACATTGGGGATCAACGCCAGTCCGTTTTCGGGCACCAAAGGCGGGCCGCCGAAAACCGGACAGTTCTTTCTGGCGATTGATCCCGGCGCGACCTCGGGCGGCGGATTCGCGGGCAACGTGGCCGAACTGGTCGGGGCGATCCACGCGCAAGACGGCGCGCGGCTTCCCGGCGACGGGCGTGGCGGCAAGCGGGCTGTTGCGGCAAAGGACGGCGTTGCGGTCAATTCGACCACATTGGCGAAAGTGCGTGCGCTGATCGGGTGA
- a CDS encoding acyl-CoA synthetase: MRNFAGTADCRAIEAESSWEDRGMAHSVYARIGQTAAAHGDRPAITYQLESGPRDKAETLTWNEVFAKTTQAANLFHRLGIRDDDVVAYILPNATETIFALLGGMTAGIVNPINPLLEPEKIASILRETGAKVVVTLKAFPKTDVPQNTARALALAPNVETVLEVDLNRYLSPPKSWIVPLIRPKNPRLHKAQVLDFVAELAKEPSDKLTFDEITEDRVGAYFHTGGTTGMPKVAQHRHSGMIYNGWLGARLLFSEQDTIICPLPLFHVFAVHVILMAMLTSGSHVVFPTPAGYRGDGVFDNFWKLIERWKVTFIITVPTAVSALMQRPVDADISTVRNVFSGSSPMPIELFRRFNEASGVEITEGYGLTEATCLVAVNPVDGTKKIGSVGVPLPYSRVRILDCAEDGTVKAECAPGDVGEICVSTPGVWAGHPYTDATKNAGLFADGDFLRTGDLGRIDEDGYLWITGRAKDLIIRGGHNIDPAVIEEALAGHDAVAMAGAIGQPDAHSGEIPAAYVELVEGASATTNELTAFLLGRISERAALPKYIEIMDELPKTAVGKVFKPDLRRSAIARVYDAALSEAGVAAEIESVVEDKALGLVAKVKKTGEADDATVNAVLGQFTRPWKWAESA, encoded by the coding sequence ATGCGCAACTTTGCCGGTACTGCCGACTGCAGGGCGATTGAAGCTGAATCGAGCTGGGAAGACCGGGGCATGGCGCATTCGGTCTATGCGCGGATTGGCCAGACGGCGGCGGCGCATGGGGACCGCCCGGCGATCACCTATCAACTGGAATCGGGTCCGCGCGACAAGGCCGAGACGCTGACCTGGAACGAGGTTTTCGCCAAGACGACGCAGGCTGCGAACCTGTTTCATCGGCTGGGTATTCGCGACGATGACGTTGTCGCCTATATCCTGCCCAATGCGACCGAAACGATCTTTGCCCTGCTGGGCGGGATGACGGCGGGGATCGTCAATCCGATCAATCCGCTGTTGGAGCCTGAAAAGATCGCCTCGATCCTGCGGGAAACCGGGGCGAAAGTCGTGGTGACGTTAAAGGCGTTCCCGAAAACGGATGTGCCGCAGAATACAGCCAGGGCGCTGGCGCTGGCGCCGAATGTTGAGACGGTGCTGGAGGTTGACCTCAACCGCTACCTCAGCCCGCCGAAAAGCTGGATCGTGCCGCTGATCCGTCCGAAGAACCCGCGGCTCCACAAGGCGCAGGTGTTAGACTTCGTGGCGGAACTGGCGAAAGAGCCGTCCGACAAGCTGACATTCGACGAAATAACCGAGGACCGTGTCGGCGCGTATTTCCACACCGGCGGCACGACCGGCATGCCCAAGGTCGCGCAGCATCGGCATTCGGGCATGATCTATAATGGCTGGCTGGGCGCGCGGCTGCTGTTTTCGGAACAGGATACGATCATCTGCCCGCTGCCGCTGTTTCATGTCTTCGCGGTGCATGTGATCCTGATGGCGATGCTGACCTCTGGCAGCCATGTCGTATTCCCGACACCAGCGGGCTATCGCGGCGATGGGGTGTTCGACAACTTCTGGAAGCTGATCGAGCGCTGGAAGGTGACGTTCATCATCACGGTTCCCACGGCGGTTTCGGCATTGATGCAACGGCCGGTGGACGCCGATATCTCGACCGTGCGGAATGTGTTTTCCGGGTCTTCGCCGATGCCGATCGAGTTGTTCCGGCGTTTCAACGAAGCCTCGGGTGTTGAGATCACCGAAGGCTATGGCCTGACCGAAGCGACCTGTCTGGTCGCGGTCAATCCGGTGGATGGGACCAAAAAAATCGGCTCGGTCGGGGTGCCGCTGCCCTACAGCCGGGTGCGCATTCTGGATTGTGCCGAGGATGGCACCGTGAAGGCCGAATGTGCGCCTGGCGACGTGGGTGAGATTTGCGTGTCCACACCCGGTGTCTGGGCCGGGCATCCCTATACCGATGCCACCAAGAACGCGGGGCTGTTTGCGGATGGTGATTTTTTGCGGACCGGCGATCTGGGTCGGATTGACGAAGATGGCTATCTCTGGATTACCGGGCGGGCGAAGGATCTGATTATTCGGGGCGGGCACAACATTGACCCTGCGGTGATTGAAGAGGCTTTGGCCGGGCATGATGCCGTGGCCATGGCCGGTGCGATTGGTCAGCCCGATGCCCATTCCGGCGAGATTCCGGCCGCCTATGTCGAACTGGTCGAAGGCGCATCGGCGACGACGAACGAATTGACGGCATTTTTGCTGGGCAGGATCAGCGAACGCGCGGCCTTGCCAAAATACATCGAGATCATGGATGAACTGCCGAAAACCGCAGTCGGCAAAGTGTTCAAGCCCGATCTGCGTCGCAGTGCGATTGCCCGTGTCTATGACGCCGCCCTGTCCGAAGCTGGCGTCGCCGCCGAAATCGAATCTGTGGTGGAAGACAAGGCCCTCGGTCTGGTCGCCAAGGTGAAAAAGACCGGCGAGGCTGACGACGCGACAGTTAACGCAGTGCTGGGGCAATTCACCCGGCCCTGGAAGTGGGCCGAGAGTGCCTGA
- a CDS encoding aldehyde dehydrogenase family protein: protein MTVNQNFIANNWLDGESTIENVNPSDTSDIIGLFAQASGGQLDDAIAAAQVAQRAWAATGIEHRYNVLMAIGTELMEKSADLGELLSREEGKPRGEGVGEVYRAGQFFTYYAAECLRQIGDRAASTRPGIEVLVDREPVGVVAVISPWNFPTATASWKIAPALAFGNAVIWKPANLTPASAVELTKIIAKQDIPPGLFNLVMGSGGSIGQALVESPGVDAISFTGSVPVGKGIAASAIGNLTKLQMEMGSKNALAVMEDADLDLAVTVALGGAFGGSGQKCTASSRLVVHADVNDEFTGRLVAGAKAMKVGHALAEGTQIGPVVSAGQLQANLDNIALGASEGATLLCGGERVDQPTEGYYMSPAVFADTTNDMQINREELFAPATSVIKVSGYEEALSVVNDTNFGLTSGIVTRDLARATHFRQNARTGCVMVNLPTAGTDYHVPFGGRGDSSYGPREQGSYAAEFYTTVKTAYVAAGSPK from the coding sequence ATGACCGTCAACCAGAACTTCATCGCCAATAATTGGCTGGACGGTGAGTCCACGATCGAGAACGTCAACCCGTCCGATACCTCTGATATTATTGGACTTTTCGCGCAAGCTTCGGGCGGTCAGCTGGATGACGCGATCGCGGCGGCGCAGGTTGCGCAGCGCGCCTGGGCCGCGACGGGGATCGAGCATCGTTATAACGTCCTGATGGCCATCGGCACGGAATTGATGGAAAAATCGGCTGACCTGGGCGAACTTTTGTCGCGCGAAGAAGGCAAACCGCGCGGTGAGGGCGTGGGCGAGGTTTATCGCGCCGGCCAGTTCTTCACCTATTACGCTGCCGAATGCCTGCGCCAGATTGGGGATCGCGCCGCCTCGACCCGGCCGGGGATCGAGGTGCTGGTGGATCGTGAACCTGTGGGGGTGGTAGCGGTGATCTCTCCCTGGAACTTCCCGACCGCGACGGCCAGCTGGAAGATTGCCCCGGCACTGGCCTTTGGCAATGCGGTGATCTGGAAGCCGGCGAACCTGACGCCTGCCTCGGCGGTGGAACTGACCAAGATCATCGCCAAACAGGATATCCCGCCGGGGCTGTTCAACCTGGTCATGGGGTCCGGCGGCAGCATCGGTCAGGCGCTGGTGGAAAGCCCGGGCGTGGACGCGATTTCCTTCACGGGCTCGGTCCCCGTGGGCAAGGGGATCGCGGCTTCGGCCATCGGCAACCTGACCAAGCTTCAGATGGAAATGGGGTCGAAAAACGCATTGGCTGTGATGGAAGATGCCGATCTAGATCTGGCCGTCACCGTGGCACTTGGCGGGGCGTTCGGCGGTTCAGGGCAGAAATGCACCGCGTCTTCGCGCCTTGTGGTCCATGCGGATGTGAATGACGAATTCACCGGCCGGCTGGTCGCCGGTGCCAAGGCGATGAAGGTCGGGCACGCCCTGGCAGAGGGCACGCAGATCGGCCCCGTGGTCAGCGCCGGACAACTTCAGGCCAACCTGGACAATATTGCGCTGGGCGCATCCGAAGGCGCAACGCTGCTTTGCGGCGGCGAGCGCGTCGACCAACCGACCGAAGGCTATTACATGTCCCCCGCCGTTTTCGCGGACACCACCAACGACATGCAGATCAACCGGGAAGAACTGTTCGCCCCGGCCACAAGCGTCATCAAGGTATCGGGTTATGAAGAAGCGCTGAGTGTCGTCAACGATACCAACTTTGGCCTGACATCCGGCATTGTCACCCGCGATCTGGCCCGCGCCACCCACTTCCGCCAGAACGCGCGCACCGGTTGCGTGATGGTCAACCTGCCCACGGCGGGCACGGATTATCACGTCCCGTTCGGTGGCCGCGGCGACAGCAGCTATGGCCCACGCGAACAGGGCAGCTATGCCGCCGAATTCTATACCACGGTCAAAACCGCCTATGTCGCGGCGGGATCGCCAAAATGA
- a CDS encoding ATP-binding cassette domain-containing protein, producing MARGQVEEERATSRRVGAVRGLWPFMRPYKLLMLAAFSALVLTAGVALILPLAVRRVVDGFESSAVALLDEYFLAALALAGMLAVGTGLRYYLVTRLGERVVADIRKAVFVRVITLSPKFYETILTGEVISRITTDTTLVLSVIGSSLSLALRNTLLFFGGLTLLLFTSVKLTLLVLLIVPAVLVPIFVLGRRLRVLSRENQDWIAASSGNASEALLAVQTVQAFTHEAASQEEFAHVTERSFQVAKTRVGVRALMTMIVIALIFSGVVGVLWIGARDVRADLMTVGELVQFVIYAVLVAGSVAALTELWGELQRAAGATERLVELLNVEDAIADPAQPATLAHPVRGEIEFDGVSFRYPARPDAAALDAIALRIKPGETVALVGPSGAGKSTILQLLLRFYDPTAGEIRLDGQPLSDLARTDFRRAMALVPQDPVIFAATARENIRFGRPDASDADVEAAAKAAAADGFLGALPDGYDTYVGERGVMLSGGQKQRIAIARAILRDAPVLLLDEATSALDAESERAVQQAVQRLAQDRTTLIVAHRLATVKQADRIIVLDEGCIVGEGTHDTLVAEGGLYARLARLQFTEGMAAE from the coding sequence ATGGCGCGCGGACAGGTCGAGGAAGAACGGGCGACATCCCGGCGTGTTGGTGCGGTGCGCGGTTTGTGGCCGTTCATGCGGCCATACAAGCTTCTGATGCTGGCGGCGTTTTCGGCGCTGGTGCTGACGGCCGGGGTGGCGCTGATCCTGCCGCTGGCGGTGCGCCGGGTCGTGGATGGGTTTGAAAGCAGCGCGGTGGCCTTGCTGGACGAGTATTTCCTGGCCGCGCTGGCGCTGGCGGGAATGCTGGCCGTAGGAACCGGCCTCAGGTATTATCTGGTGACGCGGCTGGGCGAACGGGTCGTGGCCGATATCCGCAAGGCGGTGTTTGTCCGGGTCATCACGCTGAGCCCGAAGTTTTATGAGACGATCCTGACCGGCGAGGTGATCAGCCGGATCACCACGGATACAACTCTGGTCCTGTCGGTCATCGGTTCGTCCCTGTCGCTGGCCTTGCGCAACACGTTGCTGTTCTTTGGCGGGCTGACATTGCTGCTGTTCACCTCGGTCAAGCTGACGTTGTTGGTGCTGTTGATCGTGCCTGCGGTGCTGGTGCCGATATTCGTTCTGGGGCGGCGGCTGCGGGTGCTCAGCCGGGAAAATCAGGATTGGATCGCGGCGTCTTCGGGCAATGCGTCCGAGGCGTTGCTGGCCGTTCAGACGGTTCAGGCCTTCACCCATGAGGCCGCCAGCCAAGAAGAATTTGCCCACGTGACCGAACGCAGTTTCCAGGTTGCGAAAACCCGTGTCGGGGTGCGGGCGTTGATGACGATGATCGTGATCGCGCTGATATTTTCCGGCGTGGTTGGGGTGCTGTGGATCGGGGCGCGCGATGTGCGCGCTGATCTGATGACGGTGGGTGAGTTGGTGCAGTTCGTGATCTATGCGGTTCTGGTCGCAGGGTCCGTGGCGGCCCTGACCGAACTGTGGGGAGAGTTGCAGCGGGCTGCCGGTGCGACCGAACGTCTGGTGGAATTGCTGAATGTCGAGGACGCGATTGCCGATCCGGCGCAGCCAGCGACACTGGCGCATCCGGTCCGGGGCGAGATTGAATTTGACGGTGTCAGTTTCCGGTATCCGGCCCGCCCCGATGCCGCGGCGCTGGACGCAATCGCCTTGCGGATCAAGCCTGGGGAAACCGTCGCATTGGTCGGGCCGTCGGGGGCGGGCAAATCGACGATCCTGCAATTGCTGTTACGGTTCTATGATCCGACCGCCGGTGAAATCCGCCTTGACGGGCAACCGTTAAGCGATCTGGCGCGCACCGATTTTCGCCGCGCCATGGCGCTGGTGCCGCAGGATCCGGTGATCTTTGCGGCGACGGCGCGTGAGAATATTCGCTTTGGCCGACCGGACGCGAGCGATGCGGATGTCGAGGCTGCGGCAAAAGCGGCGGCTGCGGATGGGTTTCTTGGCGCGTTGCCGGACGGCTATGACACCTATGTCGGAGAGCGCGGCGTGATGCTGTCGGGCGGGCAGAAGCAGCGGATCGCGATTGCGCGGGCAATTCTGCGGGACGCGCCGGTGCTGTTGCTGGATGAGGCGACAAGCGCGCTGGATGCGGAAAGTGAGCGTGCCGTGCAGCAAGCGGTGCAGAGGTTGGCGCAGGATCGCACCACGCTGATTGTTGCGCATCGTTTGGCCACGGTGAAACAGGCGGACCGGATCATCGTGCTGGACGAGGGGTGCATCGTGGGCGAAGGCACCCATGACACGCTGGTTGCCGAAGGGGGGCTTTATGCCCGCCTTGCACGCCTTCAGTTCACCGAAGGCATGGCCGCTGAATAG
- a CDS encoding DUF3726 domain-containing protein has product MDISISELTAMATKAARGAGFGWGMADEAARATCWLAARNLPGPTALAELLERLDGRPMAGFAPLLEGDMWSASGGWLCPVATAAAMLDRADHLSKASLTLGPTLCPLLLRPAVADIWPGGAIVEPKDLTGPKAAQVRIAAASAEAVGPVTSRARLAPDVWYRLGAFAQRTYAPATEASRLAGAGAGLSDND; this is encoded by the coding sequence ATCGACATTTCGATTTCGGAACTGACGGCGATGGCCACCAAGGCTGCCCGCGGCGCCGGGTTTGGTTGGGGCATGGCGGATGAGGCTGCGCGCGCAACCTGTTGGCTGGCGGCGCGCAATCTGCCGGGGCCAACCGCGCTGGCAGAGCTGTTGGAACGTCTGGACGGCCGGCCGATGGCGGGATTCGCGCCCTTGCTCGAAGGTGACATGTGGTCCGCATCGGGCGGCTGGCTTTGCCCGGTTGCGACCGCAGCCGCCATGCTCGACCGTGCCGACCACCTGTCCAAAGCATCGCTGACGCTTGGCCCAACCCTTTGCCCGCTGCTTCTGCGTCCTGCGGTGGCCGATATCTGGCCCGGCGGTGCAATCGTTGAACCCAAAGATCTGACCGGGCCCAAAGCCGCACAGGTGCGCATCGCCGCCGCCAGTGCCGAGGCCGTCGGGCCGGTCACCAGCCGTGCGCGGCTTGCACCCGATGTCTGGTACCGTCTTGGCGCCTTTGCCCAGCGTACCTATGCGCCTGCCACCGAAGCCTCGCGATTGGCGGGGGCCGGGGCGGGGCTGAGCGATAATGATTAA
- a CDS encoding membrane dipeptidase, which yields MTVRIDGLQYANWSEKIFRQMRAGGLDAVHVTIAYHEVFRETVLNIEQWNRWFELHSDLIFQGRTGDDVRKAKETGRTAIFFGYQNPSPIEDDIGLVEVNHTLGARFMQLSYNNQSLLATGCYEAEDPGLTRMGKQVVAEMNRVGLVVDMSHSADRSTMEAIEHSSRPIAITHANPAFWHPALRNKSDTIIKALGESGGMLGFSLYPHHLKGKSDCTLQDFCDMIARTADLAGPENLGIGSDLCQDQPDSIVEWMRVGRWTKAIDYGEGSASDAGFPPMPEWYRDNRDFGNIEDGLRATGLSAGDVAGIMGDNWLRFFDASFGPA from the coding sequence ATGACGGTCCGTATCGACGGGCTGCAATATGCCAATTGGTCCGAAAAAATCTTCCGCCAGATGCGAGCGGGCGGCCTTGATGCCGTTCATGTGACCATCGCCTATCACGAGGTGTTCCGCGAAACCGTGCTGAACATCGAACAATGGAATCGGTGGTTCGAACTGCACTCTGACCTGATTTTTCAGGGCCGCACCGGGGATGACGTGCGAAAGGCGAAGGAAACCGGGCGGACGGCGATCTTCTTTGGCTATCAGAACCCCAGCCCGATCGAGGATGATATCGGCCTGGTCGAGGTCAACCACACGCTTGGCGCGCGCTTCATGCAGCTGAGCTATAACAACCAGTCGCTGTTGGCGACCGGCTGTTATGAGGCGGAAGACCCCGGCCTGACGCGCATGGGCAAACAGGTTGTGGCCGAGATGAACCGCGTTGGTCTGGTGGTCGACATGAGCCATTCTGCGGATCGCTCGACCATGGAAGCGATCGAGCATTCCAGCCGCCCCATTGCCATCACTCATGCCAACCCGGCGTTCTGGCACCCGGCGCTCAGGAACAAATCTGATACGATTATCAAGGCCTTGGGTGAAAGCGGCGGGATGCTGGGCTTCTCGCTCTATCCGCATCATCTGAAGGGCAAATCCGACTGCACGCTTCAGGATTTCTGCGACATGATCGCGCGGACTGCCGATCTGGCGGGGCCGGAGAACCTCGGGATTGGCAGCGATCTTTGTCAGGATCAGCCGGACTCAATCGTCGAATGGATGCGGGTCGGGCGTTGGACCAAGGCGATAGACTATGGCGAAGGGTCAGCCAGCGACGCAGGCTTTCCGCCGATGCCGGAATGGTACAGGGACAACCGTGATTTCGGCAATATCGAGGATGGCTTGCGCGCCACCGGCCTGTCGGCGGGGGATGTTGCGGGCATAATGGGGGACAACTGGCTGCGTTTCTTCGACGCCAGTTTCGGCCCGGCATGA